The following are from one region of the Coffea eugenioides isolate CCC68of chromosome 2, Ceug_1.0, whole genome shotgun sequence genome:
- the LOC113763447 gene encoding uncharacterized protein LOC113763447 isoform X2 produces MSTINGKLYAKHVGFDVYQSQQWASGNKSELELYLDERLVDRKQQPDLNVLTYWKESRIRYPELSLMARDILSIPITTVASEYALVMVGEFLKNFELLCCWIIWRHYCVLEIGCIIVKEDDEQDLGIDISRLLLNKMHLQMLILSFVIQHMEDFVSQRMTYLNLAQMFQYMSICYITGVECCPSAIKQISFSFEF; encoded by the exons ATGAGCACGATAAACGGAAAGCTATATGCAAAACATGTG GGTTTTGATGTGTACCAATCTCAACAATGGGCAAGTGGTAACAAATCTGAGTTGGAGTTGTATCTTGACGAGCGACTAGTAGATCGTAAGCAACAACCAGATTTGAATGTTTTGACTTATTGGAAAGAGAGTAGAATTAGATATCCTGAGCTTTCACTTATGGCTCGAGATATCTTAAGTATTCCTATTACCACTGTAGCATCCGAGTATGCTTTAGTCATGGTGGGAGAATTCTTGAAAAATTTCGAACTTCTATGTTGCTGGATAATATGGAGGCACTACTGTGTTCTCGAAATTGGTTGTATAATAGTAAAG GAAGACGATGAGCAAGATCTTGGAATTGATATTAGTAGATTATTGCTGAACAAGATGCATCTTCAAATGTTGATACTTA GTTTTGTTATACAACACATGGAGGATTTTGTTTCACAGAGGATGACATATTTGAATTTAGCACAG ATGTTCCAGTATATGTCCATTTGTTATATCACTGGGGTTGAATGCTGTCCTAGTGCCATAAAGCAAATTAGTTTCAGTTTTGAATTCTAG
- the LOC113763447 gene encoding uncharacterized protein LOC113763447 isoform X1 — MESTFNGNDGQTRDLMDGFDVYQSQQWASGNKSELELYLDERLVDRKQQPDLNVLTYWKESRIRYPELSLMARDILSIPITTVASEYALVMVGEFLKNFELLCCWIIWRHYCVLEIGCIIVKEDDEQDLGIDISRLLLNKMHLQMLILSFVIQHMEDFVSQRMTYLNLAQMFQYMSICYITGVECCPSAIKQISFSFEF, encoded by the exons ATGGAGAGTACTTTTAATGGTAATGATGGACAAACTAGAGATCTCATGGAT GGTTTTGATGTGTACCAATCTCAACAATGGGCAAGTGGTAACAAATCTGAGTTGGAGTTGTATCTTGACGAGCGACTAGTAGATCGTAAGCAACAACCAGATTTGAATGTTTTGACTTATTGGAAAGAGAGTAGAATTAGATATCCTGAGCTTTCACTTATGGCTCGAGATATCTTAAGTATTCCTATTACCACTGTAGCATCCGAGTATGCTTTAGTCATGGTGGGAGAATTCTTGAAAAATTTCGAACTTCTATGTTGCTGGATAATATGGAGGCACTACTGTGTTCTCGAAATTGGTTGTATAATAGTAAAG GAAGACGATGAGCAAGATCTTGGAATTGATATTAGTAGATTATTGCTGAACAAGATGCATCTTCAAATGTTGATACTTA GTTTTGTTATACAACACATGGAGGATTTTGTTTCACAGAGGATGACATATTTGAATTTAGCACAG ATGTTCCAGTATATGTCCATTTGTTATATCACTGGGGTTGAATGCTGTCCTAGTGCCATAAAGCAAATTAGTTTCAGTTTTGAATTCTAG
- the LOC113763447 gene encoding uncharacterized protein LOC113763447 isoform X3 yields the protein MESTFNGNDGQTRDLMDGFDVYQSQQWASGNKSELELYLDERLVDRKQQPDLNVLTYWKESRIRYPELSLMARDILSIPITTVASEYALVMVGEFLKNFELLCCWIIWRHYCVLEIGCIIVKEDDEQDLGIDISRLLLNKMHLQMLILSKFCYTTHGGFCFTEDDIFEFSTDVPVYVHLLYHWG from the exons ATGGAGAGTACTTTTAATGGTAATGATGGACAAACTAGAGATCTCATGGAT GGTTTTGATGTGTACCAATCTCAACAATGGGCAAGTGGTAACAAATCTGAGTTGGAGTTGTATCTTGACGAGCGACTAGTAGATCGTAAGCAACAACCAGATTTGAATGTTTTGACTTATTGGAAAGAGAGTAGAATTAGATATCCTGAGCTTTCACTTATGGCTCGAGATATCTTAAGTATTCCTATTACCACTGTAGCATCCGAGTATGCTTTAGTCATGGTGGGAGAATTCTTGAAAAATTTCGAACTTCTATGTTGCTGGATAATATGGAGGCACTACTGTGTTCTCGAAATTGGTTGTATAATAGTAAAG GAAGACGATGAGCAAGATCTTGGAATTGATATTAGTAGATTATTGCTGAACAAGATGCATCTTCAAATGTTGATACTTAGTAA GTTTTGTTATACAACACATGGAGGATTTTGTTTCACAGAGGATGACATATTTGAATTTAGCACAG ATGTTCCAGTATATGTCCATTTGTTATATCACTGGGGTTGA